The nucleotide sequence GACACGACGGATGACGCCGCCACGGGCTATTGGGCTTACCGCCTCAGCGTCTCGCCGCAGGATCTTGCCGCTGCGATCGAGGAGGTCGGACCCGCTGTCGCCGCGGTGCGCCGGCATCTCGGCAAATAAACATCTTCCGAGCAAACAAAACTCGCCGAGTCGTGGCGAATGGGCGCACGCAAAAGCCCGGCGCGGGGCCGGGCTTGAAT is from Afipia massiliensis and encodes:
- a CDS encoding DUF3606 domain-containing protein, with the translated sequence MLRLVTVASVLSSNTGARPAPVIDTTDDAATGYWAYRLSVSPQDLAAAIEEVGPAVAAVRRHLGK